In Salana multivorans, a single genomic region encodes these proteins:
- the rarD gene encoding EamA family transporter RarD: protein MPGSRGGLLTGLGAYVLWGFLPLYFLVLAPAAPVEVVAHRILWSLGFCALLLVLTRSWRDLLALLREGRTLGTLAVAAVLIAVNWITYVYAVATAHAADAALGYFINPIVTSLLALLVLRERLATAQWVALGLTAAAVLVIVVGYGRVPWISLVLAFSFGLYGLIKNRIGGRVGAVPGLTVETLVLAPVAIGYLGWLQARGIAAFGHPGVHVPDPVWYGVALALSGPITAVPLLLFAAAARRLPLATMGSLQYIAPVMQLLVAVLVIGEPMPTARWIGFGLVWVGLLVLTADGLRRLRRTPRPRRAGDRDGEEAAHPEGGPTPATEPDGAPEPRPAPPVSRNGGTSATIDRP, encoded by the coding sequence GTGCCTGGTTCCCGCGGTGGTCTGCTCACCGGCCTCGGCGCCTACGTGCTGTGGGGTTTCCTCCCGCTCTACTTCCTCGTCCTGGCGCCCGCGGCGCCCGTCGAGGTGGTGGCGCACCGCATCCTGTGGAGCCTCGGCTTCTGCGCGCTCCTGCTCGTCCTCACCCGCTCCTGGCGCGACCTCCTCGCGCTCCTGCGCGAGGGCCGGACGCTCGGGACGCTCGCCGTCGCCGCCGTCCTCATCGCCGTCAACTGGATCACCTACGTCTACGCGGTCGCCACGGCGCACGCGGCCGACGCCGCGCTCGGGTACTTCATCAACCCGATCGTGACGTCGCTGCTCGCCCTCCTCGTCCTGCGCGAGCGACTGGCGACGGCGCAGTGGGTCGCGCTCGGTCTCACGGCGGCCGCGGTCCTCGTCATCGTCGTCGGGTACGGGCGCGTCCCGTGGATCTCGCTCGTCCTCGCGTTCTCGTTCGGGCTGTACGGGCTGATCAAGAACCGCATCGGCGGCCGGGTCGGCGCCGTGCCGGGGCTCACCGTCGAGACGCTCGTGCTCGCCCCGGTGGCGATCGGCTACCTCGGCTGGCTCCAGGCGCGCGGCATCGCGGCGTTCGGGCACCCCGGCGTCCACGTCCCGGACCCGGTCTGGTACGGCGTCGCGCTCGCGCTGTCCGGGCCGATCACGGCCGTGCCGCTCCTGCTGTTCGCCGCGGCAGCGCGGCGGCTGCCGCTCGCGACGATGGGATCGCTGCAGTACATCGCGCCGGTCATGCAGCTCCTCGTCGCGGTCCTCGTGATCGGCGAGCCGATGCCGACGGCGCGCTGGATCGGGTTCGGGCTCGTCTGGGTCGGCCTTCTCGTCCTGACCGCCGACGGCCTCCGCCGCCTGCGCCGGACGCCGCGGCCGCGTCGCGCCGGGGACCGGGACGGGGAGGAGGCGGCCCATCCCGAGGGCGGGCCGACGCCCGCGACGGAACCCGACGGGGCACCCGAGCCGAGGCCGGCGCCGCCGGTTTCGCGGAACGGCGGAACGTCGGCTACGATTGACCGGCCCTGA